A genome region from Chloroflexota bacterium includes the following:
- a CDS encoding extracellular solute-binding protein, with translation MRKGLSRRTFLGGSALAGAGLLLAACGQAQMVEEAPAEEEMKEEPKEAAKEAEAMEAKVVNYLHVDLAQNEIWQNSWGSIFDKYKAKHPDLELTVTGTSFGELPAKAGAAQAGGIAFDAVYGYFAWLGPFIESEIITNIDPYLAADGDVSPDDFYDATKERYQGQTYGLAWFSNGKEIWFNKNLFTEAGLQNPTEMEADGAWTWEALLESAKLLTKVEGDEIVQGGVQLYAGFTSYLCMYAWAYGADFWDEGCTMPTFTSDSFRDAVQFHVDVALKHKVMGGSYIKGTQAMFNTGSFNVRTFEANITPEQLFEIGMAPMPSGPAGRPVALANNAMYLGGSGVNPDGGWEFLKHTVSADVVDEVGAMGGGRYVANKNITPATTTDYEDVNVYLMQAANSRITPTILKQADFNAAWSETWAELVEGSLTVPEALDRTQGQLENWLAEGGCIQ, from the coding sequence ATGCGAAAAGGTTTATCCCGCCGGACATTTCTCGGCGGAAGTGCGCTGGCTGGCGCGGGACTGCTCTTGGCAGCCTGCGGACAGGCGCAGATGGTGGAAGAGGCTCCGGCCGAAGAAGAGATGAAAGAGGAGCCGAAAGAGGCTGCCAAAGAAGCCGAGGCCATGGAGGCCAAGGTTGTCAATTACTTGCACGTTGACCTGGCCCAGAATGAAATCTGGCAAAACTCCTGGGGCAGCATTTTTGATAAGTACAAGGCCAAGCATCCGGATCTGGAACTTACCGTAACAGGTACAAGTTTTGGCGAACTTCCCGCCAAGGCTGGTGCGGCGCAAGCGGGCGGTATCGCATTTGACGCCGTTTACGGCTATTTTGCGTGGTTGGGCCCGTTTATCGAGTCTGAGATCATCACAAACATCGACCCCTACCTGGCTGCGGATGGGGACGTTTCACCAGATGACTTCTACGATGCCACCAAAGAGCGGTATCAGGGTCAGACCTACGGCTTGGCATGGTTCAGCAACGGCAAAGAGATTTGGTTCAACAAGAATCTCTTCACCGAAGCCGGCCTTCAGAACCCGACCGAGATGGAAGCGGATGGCGCGTGGACCTGGGAAGCGCTCCTGGAGTCTGCGAAGCTGCTGACTAAAGTTGAAGGCGACGAGATCGTGCAAGGCGGCGTGCAGCTTTATGCTGGTTTCACTTCCTACCTCTGCATGTACGCCTGGGCGTATGGCGCCGATTTCTGGGATGAGGGCTGCACAATGCCCACCTTTACGTCCGACTCCTTCCGAGACGCGGTACAGTTCCACGTGGACGTGGCGCTGAAACACAAGGTGATGGGCGGCTCCTACATTAAGGGCACCCAGGCCATGTTCAACACCGGCTCCTTTAACGTCCGCACGTTTGAAGCCAACATCACACCGGAGCAGCTCTTTGAGATCGGCATGGCGCCGATGCCGAGCGGCCCCGCCGGACGTCCCGTCGCATTGGCGAATAACGCCATGTATCTTGGCGGTTCCGGCGTGAACCCCGATGGCGGCTGGGAGTTCCTGAAGCACACAGTCAGCGCCGACGTTGTTGACGAGGTCGGAGCCATGGGCGGTGGGCGCTATGTGGCCAACAAGAACATTACGCCGGCCACAACCACCGACTATGAAGATGTCAACGTCTACCTGATGCAGGCTGCAAATAGCCGCATCACCCCCACAATCCTCAAGCAGGCTGATTTCAATGCTGCTTGGTCGGAGACGTGGGCAGAGTTGGTAGAGGGCAGCCTCACTGTGCCTGAAGCTTTGGATCGCACCCAGGGACAGTTGGAAAACTGGCTGGCCGAAGGCGGCTGCATCCAGTAG
- the hisC gene encoding histidinol-phosphate transaminase translates to MIPAPRKAVQEMSPYIPGEQPQGTGWTKLNTNENPHTSPKALAALEGQANQALSRYPDPLARDLRHKLAEIYELDVEWIYVDNGSDQILNLIFRAYVDRGQTVAYTFPTYPYYEVWAHMQDAVIQTVEPGPDFAVPIDELAGLQATLTAISNPNSPTGTFTPPDQIERLAQKCTGLVVVDEAYVDFASASALPLVQQYDNIIVSRSMSKSFGLAGVRVGYAFGRPELLEPMWKLRDSYSVSRPSQAIAVATLDDYAWMRTVCAEIGARRKRVARRLAQEFPCKVYPSDANFLFVEPAQHAAVDVYEALRAQKVLVRYFRQHGLERYLRITIGTEEEMEIFFSALSEVLKQSVVPTTGGTQ, encoded by the coding sequence GTGATTCCGGCCCCACGGAAAGCCGTCCAGGAGATGTCGCCCTATATTCCCGGGGAGCAGCCCCAGGGAACCGGGTGGACGAAGCTCAATACGAATGAGAACCCACACACCTCGCCCAAGGCACTGGCGGCGCTTGAAGGCCAAGCCAATCAGGCTCTTTCACGCTATCCTGATCCCTTGGCGCGCGACTTGCGCCACAAGCTGGCGGAGATTTACGAGCTTGACGTCGAGTGGATCTATGTAGATAACGGCTCGGACCAGATCCTCAATCTCATTTTTCGCGCTTACGTAGACCGGGGGCAGACCGTTGCGTACACGTTTCCTACGTATCCGTATTATGAAGTTTGGGCGCACATGCAAGATGCCGTCATCCAGACCGTAGAACCGGGACCCGACTTTGCGGTGCCGATTGACGAACTGGCGGGTTTGCAGGCAACGCTCACGGCTATCTCGAATCCTAACTCGCCGACGGGCACGTTTACGCCTCCCGATCAGATCGAGCGACTGGCACAAAAGTGTACGGGCTTGGTGGTCGTGGATGAGGCATACGTTGACTTCGCGTCGGCCTCTGCCTTGCCCCTGGTACAACAGTATGACAACATAATCGTGTCGCGAAGCATGTCCAAGTCCTTCGGGCTCGCGGGAGTTCGCGTCGGGTATGCCTTCGGACGGCCGGAACTGTTAGAGCCCATGTGGAAGCTCAGAGACTCTTACAGTGTCAGCCGACCGAGCCAGGCGATTGCGGTAGCAACGCTGGATGACTACGCGTGGATGCGGACAGTTTGTGCGGAGATCGGCGCCCGCCGCAAACGCGTAGCTCGCAGGTTGGCGCAGGAATTCCCCTGCAAAGTCTATCCCTCTGACGCAAACTTTCTCTTTGTTGAGCCGGCGCAGCATGCGGCGGTTGACGTTTATGAAGCCTTAAGGGCGCAGAAGGTGTTGGTGCGTTACTTCCGTCAGCACGGTTTGGAGCGTTACCTGCGCATTACGATTGGAACGGAAGAAGAAATGGAAATATTCTTCAGCGCCTTGAGCGAGGTGTTGAAGCAGAGTGTCGTGCCAACGACGGGAGGTACACAGTAA